The Kribbella sp. HUAS MG21 genome includes the window ACCCAGCGCGGCGGGGTGCTCTCGCAGGCCTATCGCGGACGGCTCTTCGACCCGACCAACGAGCTCTACCACGTCTACAAGGAGCTGCTGGGGCCGGCGCTGGCCGCGCTCGCGCCGAGGATCACCGAGGTCGCGACGAAGCAGGACGGCGGCCCGCGGTTCTTCTGGGGCACGTCGGCGTACAACTACTGGAACAGCAACCCGGACTTCAACCCGGACGCCTGGCTCTCGTTCCCCGCGTCGGCCGCGTCCCCGCCCACGCAGCAGGACGCGCTGGTGCAGGCGGAGACCCGGACGGTGCCGATCACCGCGGGAGCTTCGGTACGCCGGGAGGACGGCCGCGGGTTCGTCCGCCTGAACGCACGCCCGGCGGGTACTACGATCGCGGTCCGCACCTTGCTGTACGCCGACCGCGGCAGCTACAGCCCTGTCGGCGTGCTGATTCGGACGAACGGTACGGCGACCCTGCAACTGCGCAAGGAGCGGACGCTCGCGCCCTACCACTCGTTGACGCTGCCGGACACCCACGGCCGGTGGCGCTACATCACCTACGACATGAACACCAGCAAGCTGCGTGGCAGCGCGGGCGGGGACAACCTCGCCTACTACACGATCGTCGGATCTCCGGGAGTCTCGGTCGACGTCGACGCCGTCAACCTGCAGGCGAAGACCCAGCTCACGCCGCCGCAGTTCCCGCAAGGGAGCGACGTACGCCTGCTCGCCGTCGCCGGTGAACCGCTCGCGGCCGCGTTGCCGGCCACGGATCAGGAGCCGCTGGCCTACACCGCCGGTACGACGTTGCCCGCCGGGGCGCGCGTCGACGCCGGCACCGGAACCCTGTCCTGGACACCGACAGCGGCGCAGCGCGGCGAATACCGCACGTTCGTGGTGGCTTCCGATCCGGCGACGGACGCCGTACTGCGGGTCCGGCTGACGGTCAGCACCGATCGACGGGCCGCCATCGCCGCCGCGCTCGAGGGCTACGACGCCGCCGCCGAGTACGTGAGCGCGACGAAGGCCGAGGTCGAGCGGACGGTGGCGGACGCCGAAGCGCACGCCGGGAGCGCGGACTCGGCGACGTTCGCCGCCGACCTCGCCGCTGTCCAGGCCGCGGTCGCGAACCTGGAGAAGCTGACGCCGGCCATGGCCGACGACGGATCGTTCGACTACTGGGGACGTGCCACCTCGGCGACGATCACCCCGGTTGCCCTGGGCAACATGCTCGACGGTGACTTCAACACCTTCTCCGGTGACCTGCGGGCGCCGGCGGTCATCGACTACGGCGCCGGCTTCCGGATCCGCGCCGACGCGTTCGGCCTGCAGGCGCGGTACAACTTCGCGAACCGGTCCCAGGGCGCCAACGTGTACGGCTCGAACGACGGCCGGACGTGGACGCTGCTGACGTCCCGCGAGACCACCGACACCTCCGCCCGTGGCTTCGCCCTCGAGCGGATCCCGGTCCGCGACGAAGCCGAGAGCCAGAGCTTCCGCTTCCTCAAGCTGCAGGTCGATCACCCCGGAGTACCGACGGATCCGGCATACCCCGGCATCTCCAGCTTCAGCGAGTTCCGGATCTACGGCCAGCGCGTGGAAATGAGTACGGCGCTGAACGGGTCGCTCCGCATCTACGACGGCCACGGCGGGTTCACCAATCTCGCCGAGGTTCAGTTCCTCCACGTCCCCTGATTCGCAGGAGAACCTGATGGTGAATCCACGCCCCAGTCGCCGCACCGTTCTGCTTGCCACCGGTGGAACACTCGTCGCCACCCAGCTCCACTTCCAGCCCGCCGCGGCCGTCGAACCGCCGACGACGGCCGGGTTCGCACACCCCGGACTTCTGCACAGCGCCGACGACCTGGACCGCATGCGCGCCGCGGCCGCCCACCAGCGGGCGCCGCAGTACGACGGGTTCCGGGCGCTCGCGGCGCATCCGAGGTCGTCGTACGACTACGTGGTCCGCAACGCCGGGCACATCACGTCCTGGGGTCGCGGTCCGGCGAACTTCATGGCGGAAGCGGTCAGCGACTCGTGTGCGGCGTACCAGAACGCGCTGATGTGGGCGGTCACCGGCGACGTCCGGCACGCCGACAAGGCGCGGGACATCCTGAATGCCTGGTCCGGCAGCCTCGAGACGATCACCGGCGCGGACGGGCAGCTCGGCTCCGGCCTGCAGGGCTTCAAGTTCGTCAACGCCGCCGAGCTGCTCCGGCACACCGGCTACACCGGCTGGGCGCAGGCCGACGTCGAGCGGTGCGCCGAGTCGTTCCGCAAGGTCTGGTACCGCTCGTTCGCCGGCACCGCGTTGTTTGCCAACGGCAACTGGGATCTCGCCGCGCTGCAGTCGGTGATCGCGATCGCGGTGTTCTGCGACGACCGGGTGATGTTCGAGAACGCGGTCCGGTACGCCGTGGCCGGTGCGGGCAACGGCCGGATCGAGCACATCGTGGTCGAGGCGACCGGGCAGGGCCAGGAGAGCGGACGCAGCCAGGCGTACGCGCAACTCGCGCTCGGGCTGCTCGCCGACACCGCGGCGGTCGCCTGGAACCAGGGCGTCGACCTCTTCGGCCACGGCGACGACCGGATCCTGAAGGGCTTCGAGTACACCGCCCGCTACAACCTCGTCAACGACGTCCCGTTCACCGCCGACCTCGATCGCACCGGCAAGTACCTCAAGACCGCCGTCGCCACCGGCAACCGCGGCCAGTTCCAGCCGATCTACGAGCTGGCCTACGGCCACTACGTGGGTCGTCGCGGGCTGCGGGCGCCGTACCTCGAACAGGTCGTCTTCCGCGGCGGCAGCCGCTTCGTGGAAGGCACCAACGACGACCACCCGGGCTGGGGCACACTCACCCAGGCCAGAGACCACGTCCCGCCTTCCACACCAGAGGTCCCGCCAGGTACGCCGTACGGCCTGACCGCGCGCCACGACTCGAACGGCGTCGTGCTGGCGTGGGCGCGCTCCGTCGAGCCGCGCAGCCGCACGGACGCGGTGAGCTACACCGTCAAGCGTGCGACCGACGGTGCATTCACCACGATCGCCGGCGGTCTCACCGCGACGTCCTTCGTGGACAGTACGACGAAGCCGGGGCGGACGTACTACTACACGGTGGAGGCGACGAATGCCGCCGGGATCAGCGCGGTGTCGCTGCCCGTCGCGATCGAGCGGCTGCCGTGGGCGAGCACGGACATCGGCACCGTACGGCGCGCCGGACGGACGGACTTCGACGGCCGCGCGTTCGTGATCGAGGCCGGCGGCGCGGACCTCGGCGGGACGCAGGACAGCTTCCGCTTCAGCTACGTTCCGATGGTCGGTGACGGCACCCTCACCGCGCGGGTCGTGCACCCGGTCAGCTCGCAGTACGCGAGCGTCGGCGTGATGATGCGGCAGTCGCTCGACCCCGGCGCCGCGCACGCGTCCATGCTCGTCAAGGGCCTGCCGCTGCACACCTGGAGCGGGGTGTGGACCGTCCGGCCGGAGACCGGTGCGCCGACGACAGGCACCGGCAGCACCGCCGTCCCGCCCACCCAGCAGCAGGCGATCACGATCAACGCAGGCTTCCCGATCTCGGACCTCGGCTCGCTGCCGCAATCGGCAACCCCGCTCGGGGCGCCGTACGTCGAAGCGGCCGGCGACGGCTACCGGTTGCGCAAGCCGTACTGGGTGCGGATCGTGCGCGAAGGCAACCGCTTCACCGGCTACCTCTCCCCCGACGGCACGACGTGGACCGAGGCCGGCTCGTCACGGCTCCGGCTCGGTCAGCAGTTGTACGTCGGACTGGCCGTCTGCTCGACCCTCGACGCGACGCACGCCGAGACGACGACCGCGGCCTTCGACAACGTCACCGCCCCGGGCTGGTCGGTACGCCGCCCGGACGCGGTCACCGGCGCACTGTCCGCGAAGGCCACCCCGAGTGCCGTCGAGCTGACCTGGACCGACCTCGACGTCTCCGCCCGCTCCTCGGTCCACCGCAGCACGACGCCCGGCGGGCCGTACAAGGTGATCGCCCGGGACGTGGCCGGGTACGGCGTGGAGTCGCGCTATCGGGACGCGACCGGCGTACCGGGAACGACGTACTACTACGCGGTCGCGAAGACCAACGTGGCGGGCGCGGGGCCGTGCTCGGCGGAGGCGACCGCGACGATGCCGGCGCCGCCCGCGCCCGAGATCACGAGCGCGGCGACCGCCTACGCCAACGTCGGCAAGCCGTTCCACTACCGGATCGCGGCCACCAACGACCCCACCAGCTACTCCACACGCGGTCTCCCCGGCGGTCTCGCCACCGATCCGCGCACCGGGATCATCTCGGGAACGCCTTCTGCACAAGGTGTCTTCACCGTCACCGTCACTGCCACCAACGCAACCGCCGCGAGCGACAAACAGCTCGTTCTCACGGTCGCCGCGCCGCCGCCCGCACCGTGGGCCTACCGCGACCTCGGCGACTACGTGCTCGACGAACGCCGGCTCGACACGTTCGGCGCGGTCGCGGTCCGCACGCCCGGCATCACCAGCTACGCGGACGGCAGGTTCGTCGTCCGCGGCGCCGGCTCCGACCTGAATATCATCAACCAGGGCATGACGGCGCAGTACGCCTCCGTGCTGCTCACCGGCGACCGGACGATCACCGCGCGCGTCGTGAGCAGCGACCCGGGCGGGCGGATCGGGCTGCTCATGGCCAAGTCGCTGTCCCCGTTCGACCAGGTGGCCGGCGTGATCCTGACCGGTGACAAGTCGCAGTTCGTCCGCCGGCTGCGCGTCGCGACCACGCTCGTCACCACCGAGACGACCGGCGCCGCGACATGGCTGCGGCTCCGTCGTACCGGCGACACCTTCGCCGCCGAGACCTCCGCCGACGGCGCCAGTTGGACGCCGCTCGCGGCACCGGCTGCGATCGCCGGATTCGGCGACGCGCCGTACCACGCCGGCCTCGCCGTCGTGTCCCGCAACCCCTTCGCCCTCAACACCACCGTCTTCGACCACGTATCGATCAGCTGAACCAGGAGCCGCTGATGAGCATGTCAGTCACCCGCCGCACGACCCTCAAGGCGGCCGGCGCCGCCCTCGTGGGCGCCGCCTCCGGTGTCCTCGGCGCCGGCCGCGCCGCCGCTGGAGAGCAGACCGCCGCCGGGAGCACGGTCGTCAGCTATCCGATCCCGTTCGGTGTACCTACCAACGCCGGCTTCACCGTGAAGGTTCGTCCGGCCGGCCGCGCGTGGGTAACGCTCGGCGTCTACCTGGCCAAGCTCGCCCTGATCGATCCGGCGACCGGCCGCAACACCGCCCAGAACTCCTCGATGGCGTCCTTCGACTTCTCCGGCACCGTCGAGGTCGAGGTCACCTATACCAAGGGGTCCTTCGAGAAGGCCCGCATCCGGCCCGACTCCTACGGCATCACGCCGGAGGTGCAGGGCAGCACCCTGCGCTTCACGCTCGACCGGCCCCGCAACCTGGTCGTCCAGGTCGACGACAAGATCTTCGACTGCCTGCACCTGTTCGCGAACCCGATCGAGACGGAGCGGCCCGATGAGAACGACAAGAACGTCATCTACTTCGGCCCCGGCGTCCACACGCATCCCGACCGTACGCTGAAGGTCGCCAGCGGCCAAACCGTCTATCTCGCCGGCGGCGCGGTCCTCACCTCGAACGTCGTCTTCGAGGGCGTCGAGAACGCCCGGCTGATCGGCCGCGGCATGATCTACAACGCCACCGGCGGCGCGATCCTCGTCCACGACTCCCAGAACGTCCAGGTCGAGGACATCACCGTGCTCAACCCCCGGTACAACACGATCACGGTCGCCGAGTCGGAGAACGTCAGGATCACCGGCCTGCGCTCCTTCAGTCACCTGGGCTGGGGCGACGGCATCGACATCTTCTGCTCCGAGAACGTCACCATCGACGGAGTCTTCCTGCGCAACTCCGACGACTGCATCGCGCTCTACACCCACCGCTGGGACTACTACGGCGACACCCGGAACATCACCGTCCGGAACTCCACCCTGTGGGCCGACGTCGCGCACCCGATCAACATCGGCACCCACGGCAACCCCGACCCGGCCGCTCCCGAGGTCCTGGAGAACCTACGCTTCGAGAACATCGACATCCTCGACCACCGCGAGCCGCAGCTGCTCTACCAGGGCTGCATCGCCATCAATCCCGGCGACGGCAATCTCGTACGGGACGTGAAGGTCGACGGGATGCGCGTGGAGGACATCCGCTGGGGCCAGCTCATCCACCTGCGGGTCACCTTCAACCCGAAGTGGAACACGGCGCCCGGCCGGGGCATCGAGTCCGTGTACATCAAGGACCTCTCCTACGCCGGCACCCATGCCGGCATGTCGGTCATGCTCGGTCTCGACGCCGAGCACCTCGTCAAGGACGTCACCTTCGAGAACCTCGTCGTCAACGGCCGCGTCATCCGCGACAGCGGCGGCAAGCCCAGCTGGTACCTGGCCTCCGACGGCGTGCCGCTGTTCGTCAACGACCACGTCCGCAACCTGCGCTTCCTTACGACGGAGGAGGCCGCCGCGGCCCGATAACCCTTGCCCACCGCTCCATCGCCCCGAGGAGAAGGACACATGAAGGAGATCGACCGACGCACCCTGCTCAAAGCCGCCGGAGGTGTGGCCGCGGCCGGACTGACGGCCACCGCCGGCGTCACCGCACTCGACCGGCCGGCCGACGCCGCGCCGGCCACGTTCACCCACCCCGGCGGGCTGCACAACTGGGGTGACCTCAACCGCGCGAAGGTCCGGGTGGCCGCGGGCGACGACCCGTGGCTGTCCGGCTGGAACCGGCTGGTCGCCAACGGGCACGCGCAGTCCACCTGGCAGCCGAACCCGCAGGCCACGATCGTCCGCGGCGGCACCGGCGAGAACTACGGCATCCTCTACAACGACATCCACGCCGCCTACCAGAACGCGCTGCGCTGGCGCGTCCAGGGCACGACCGCGCACGGCGACTGCGCCCGGAACATCCTCAACGCCTGGTCCGCCAGGCTCACCACCGTGACGGGTAACGCGGACCGGTTCCTGGCGGCCGGCATCTACGGCTACCAGTTCGCGAACGTGGCCGAGCTGATGCGCGACTACCCGGGCTTCGACCTGGCCCGGTTCAAGACGATGATGCTGAACGTCTTCTACCCGCTGAACAACTCGTTCCTGGTCAACCACAACGACGCCTGCATCACGAACTACTGGGCCAACTGGGACCTCTGCACGATGAACTCGATCCTTGCCATCGGCATCCTCTGCGACGACGCGGCGAAGTACGACCAGGCCGTGAACTACTTCAAGAACGGCGCCGGCAACGGCTCGATCCGGCACGCGATCCCGTTCGTGTACGACGACCAGGGCCTCGCGCAGTGGCAGGAGGCCGGCCGGGACCAGGGCCACACGCTGATGGGTATCGGGCAGCTGGGTGCCTTCTGCGAGATGGCCTGGAACCAGGGCGAGGACTTGTACGGCTACGACGACAACCGGTTCCTCAAGGCCGCGCAGTACGTCGCGAAGTACAACCTCGGCCAGGACGTCCCGTTCACGAAGTACACCTGGGGCACCGGGCAGGACTGTGCCTACCGGGAGCACACGGTGATCTCCAGTGCCAGTCGCGGCCAGGTCCGGCCGGTCTGGGAGATCCTGCACTTCCACTACACCAGGCGCAAGTACCTCTCCGTTCCCTACATCTCCGCGATGGCCGCGCAGGTGCGGCCCGAAGGCGGGGGCGGCGACTACGGCTCCACCAGCGGCGGCTTCGACCAGACCGGCTTCGGGACCCTGGCCTACGCCAAGTAAACGCACCGTCGATCGGCCCGGGCCGAGCTAGATGCTCGGGTCGGGCCGTTCGCTGTTTACGCTAACGCCGAATGCTGCACCCGGGACCACAGTCGCGTCAAGAGGACAGCGCGGTCAGTCCGTCCGGTCGGCCAACGCTCGCCGGATCGCTCGTAAAACAAGGCAGATTCCCACCGGAAGATTGGTGAGCCCCGAGGTCTTGACGCGACCCCGCCGGATCGCTCTAATCATGGCACTCGTTCTGTTCACGTAAACATTTCCGGAGGCATGAGATGACCCCGCCTGCCAATCTCTCCCGTCGTGCTGTGCTCAGTGGCGCTCTCGGACTGGCCGCCGCAGGAGCGCTGGGTGCCTGTGGCTCGAACAAGGGAACCGGAGCCGCCACCGGTGGTGGCGGGGCCAAGGTCTCGCTCAGTCAGTGGTACCACCAGTACGGCGAGAAGGGGACGCAGGAGGCCGCGAAGCGGTACGCCGCCGAGTACACCGCGGCCGGCGTGCAGATCCAGTGGATCCCGGGCGACTACCCCGCCAAGCTGTCCAGCGGGCTCTCGTCCGGCAACGGGCCGGACGCCTTCGAGGGGCACCTCGAGCGGTCGCTGGTCAGCTCGGGGCAGGTCGTGCCGCTCGACGACCTGATCGCCGACGTCAAGGACGACTACGCCGAGGGTGACCTGGCCGCGAACTCGATCGACGGGAAGCTGTACTCGATCCCGATGATCAACGACCCGCAGATGATCTACTACCGCAAGAGCCTGTTCGAGGCCAAGGGCATCAAGCCGCCGCAGACCGTCGACGACCTGATCGCGGCCGCCAAGGAGCTGTCGGACAAGTCGGTCAAGGGCCTGTTCGCCGGCAACGACGCGAACAACACCGGCGGCGGCCTGTTCCCGGCCGCGGTCTACGCCACCGGCGGGCGGCTGCTCACGCCCGAGAACAAGATCGGTTTCGACCCGGCGAAGGTCGCCGAGGTCCTGGTCAAGCTCCGCAAGCTGTCGGCCGACAAGAGCCTGCTGCTCGGCGCGCCGACCGACTGGTGGGACCCGTCGGCGATCAACCAGAACCTGTGCGCGATGCAGTGGATCGGCATGTGGGCGGTGCCGGGGATGACGACCGCGCTCGGCGCCGACGAAATCGGCGTCTTCCCGTTCCCAGGCGCGACCGGCGGCAAGCCGGCCGTGATCTCCGGTGGTTGGTCCGCGTTCGTCAGCGCGAAGTCCAAGAACGTCGACGCCGCGAAGGCGTTCACGAAGTGGTTGTGGGTGGAGAAGACCGACCTCCAGGAGGACTGGTCACTCAGCTACGGCTTCCACATTCCGCCGCGGAAGAGCCTCGCCGCGAAGGCCTCGAAGCTGCAGAGCGGTCCGGCCGCCGAGTCGGTGAAGCTGAACACGGAGTACGGCGTCCAGGGCAACCCGAACTGGACCCCGGCGATGAACACCGCGCTCACCGACGCCGTGACGCGGGTGATCGGCAAGGGCGCCGACCCGGAGACCGAGCTGGCCGGCGCGGTGAAGAAGATCGGCACCGAGCTCGACAAGATCTTCGGGTGATGGCGCAGCAGACCACCGCGGCGCCCGCGCAGGCAGCAGCCAAATCCGCACCGGCCGCGCGGCGGACCCGGGCGATCCACGGGCAGCGGCGCGCGTTCTGGCTGTTCGTCGGGCCGTTCCTGATCGGGCTGGCGGTCTTCGTCTACTTCCCGATCATCTGGAGCGCGTTCCTCAGCTTCTTCGACGCGCAGGGCACGGTGACCCCGACCAAGTTCGTTGGCCTGGGCAACTACGTGACAATGCTCAGCGACCAGGCGTTCGTCTCGTCACTGGTCACCTTCACCGCGTTCGCCGTGCTGATCGTGCCGACCACGTTCGCGCTGTCGCTGTTCCTGGCGGTCCTGGTGAACCGCGTCCGGGTGGCGCGGGCGTTCTTCCGCTCGGTGTTCTTCCTGCCGACCGCGTGCTCGTACGTCGTCGCGTCGCTCATCTGGAAGCTGTCGATCTTCAACGGCGTCCGGTTCGGGATGGCGAACACGCTGCTCGGCTGGATCGGTGTGGAGCCGATCAGCTGGCTGTCCTCGCTGGATCCGCCGTGGTACTGGCTGGTGATCGTGACGGCGCGGCTGTGGCTGCAGGCCGGGTTCTACATGATCCTGTTCCTGGCCGCCCTGCAGAACATCAATCCCGAGCTGTACGAGGCGGCGTTCGTCGACGGGGCGAAGCCGGGCTGGCCGGTGTTCCGGCACATCACGTTGCCGCTGCTCCGGCCGACCTCGATCTCGGTGCTGCTGCTCTGCCTGATCGCGGCGTACCAGGCCTTCGACGAGTTCTACAACCTGCTCGGCGCGGTCGAGTACGCGCGCCCGCCGCTCGTCTACCTGTACCAGCTCGCGCTCGGCAGCCAGCAGAACTTCGGCCTCGGCAGCGCCGGGTCGCTGATCCTGGCCGCGATCATCGCCGTCGTCACCGTGCTGCAGGGCAAGCTGCTCGGCTTCGGCCGGCCCAGCGACTAGGAGGTCGTCATGGACGCTCAACAACCCGTTGGCTACCAACGGACCGTCGCCGGACGGATCGCGAACGGCGCCGGCATGACCGTGCTGATCGTGATGACGCTGCTGTTCCTGATCCCGTTCTACCTGCTGATCCGCAACGGTCTGGCCAGCACGAAGGACATCACCGCACCCGGCTGGACGCTGTTCCCCACCGACGTGCAGTGGAACAACCTCGTCGACCTGTTCAACGACCCCGAGATCCCGATGCTCAGCTCGCTGCGGAACTCGGCGATCGTCGCGGTCCTCACCACCGCCGGCACCCTGCTGGTCAGCGCGCTGGCCGGCTACGCGCTGGCCCGGATCCAGCACCCGCACAGCAACAAGGTCTTCTACGCCGTCCTCGCCACACTGATGATCCCGGGCGCGGTGACGTTCGTGCCGAGCTTCGTCATCGTCTCCTGGCTCGGCTGGGTCTCGGACTACCGCGGCCTGATCATCCCGTCGCTGTTCAGCGGGTTCACCGTGTTCCTGTTCCGGCAGTACTTCCTCTCGTTCCCCAAGGAGCTCGAGGAGGCGGCCCGGATCGACGGCCTCGGGTACGGCGGGACGTTCTGGCGGATCGTCGTACCGAACTCCGGGAACTTCATCGCCGCGATCGCCGTGATCACGTTCATCGCCAGCTGGAACTCGTTCCTCTGGCCGCTCGTGGTGGCGCAGGACCAGAGCGCGTGGACCGTCCAGGTCACGCTCTCGACGTTCGTCACCGCGCAGACCATCAACATCCCGCAACTGTTCATGGCGGCAGCCGTCTCGATCCTGCCGCTGGTGCTGGTGTTCGTGTTCCTCCAGCGCTACCTCGTCCAAGGCGTGGCCCAGACCGGCCTCAAGGGCTGACCCGCTCCGACCACCTGAGGGACTGATCATGAGATTCCGAAGAACCTGGACAGGCGTCCTGCTCGCCGCCCTGGGCGCGAGCCTCCTCGCCGGCCCCGCCCGGGCAGAGGCGCCCGAGGAGTACAACTCCTTCCGCCCCGGACAGCCCTGGCTGGACACCGGCGGCAAGGTCGTCCAGGCGCACGGCGGTCAGGTCGTACCGGCCACCGACGCCGAAGGGCGCCGTATCTACTACTGGTACGGCGAGGACCGCAGCAAGGGGTACTTCAACAGCCCGGGCGTGCACGTCTACTCGTCGTACGACCTCTACAACTGGCGGGACCAGGGCCTCGCGCTGCGGGCGATGAGCTCGCCCGACCAGTTCGAGAACGACCAGTACTTCGCCAAGCTCTACAAGGACTACTCGGCCGCGCAGAAGGAGGTCGTCTGGCGGGACCTGTCGACCAACGACGTCCGTACCGACGGCTGGGCGCGGCCGTCGATCCTCGAGCGCCCGAAGGTGATGTACAACCGGTTCACCAAGAAGTGGGTCATGTGGGTGCACTCCGACGGCCCGTCGTCGCCGACCAGTACGTCGACCTACGCCCGGGCCGAGGCCGGCGTCGCGATCGCCGACTCGCCGAAGGGCCCGTTCCGGTGGATCGACTCGTACCGGCTGAACCGGGTGCCGAGCGACTCGGTGCCGTGGTGCGGTACGTCGTCGGCGTTCGACCCCGCGGGCGGGATGGCGCGGGACATGAACGTGTTCGTGGACGACGACGGAACGGCGTACATCATCTACTCCTCCGAGGAGAACCGGACGATGTACGTCTCCAAGCTGAACAGGTCGTACACGTACCTGTCCGCGGCACCGGAGAACGCCGTGCAGGGCAAGGACTTCGTCCGGACGCTGGCGTGCAACCAGCGCGAGGCGCCGGCGATGTTCAAGTCCGAGGGCACCTACTACCTGGTGACGTCCGGCGCGACGGGCTGGGACCCGAACCCCGCGCGGTACGCGACCTCGCAGCACATCCTCGGCCAGTTCACCGACCGCGGGAACCCGATCACCGGCGCCGGCGCGGCGAACACCTACCGCTCGCAGAGCACGAACGTGGTCCCGGTCGACCAGAAGCGCAACAAGTTCCTGTTCATGGGCGACCGGTGGACGCCGAGCGACCTCGCGAACTCGCCGTACGTCTGGATGCCGATGAAGTTCGGTGAGGGCGGCAGCCTGACGATCGGCCCGGACACCGAGTGGACGCTGAAGGACCTCACGCCGTACACACGGTGGACCGTCACCAGCGCGATCCCGGAAACGGTCTGGCTCAATGACCCGAGCAGCCTGCCGAGCACGGTCAAGGTGACGACAGCCGATGGCTCGTCGCAGGTGCCGGTCACCTGGGACGCGTCGACCATCGCGCAGCCGGGACCCGCGAGCCTGCGCGGCACCCTGTCCGACGGCAGGACGTTCACCCGCGCGGTCGTCGTCGTACCCCACGGTCTCCGGTACGCCGTCAACGCCGGCGGAACCGCCACACCGGACTGGACGCGCCTGACCCAGGCGGCGACCACCGAGCAGCCCCTGCTCAACTCGGCACCCGAACAACCGCTCGGCACCGATCCCGGCACGGGAACCACCTGGGGTTACACGGGTTCCAGTGCACCGGCCGGCACCGGCGACCTCTACACCACCCTGCGGTACGCCAAGAACCACGAGCCGCTGGTCTACACCTTCGGCAACCTGGAGCCCGGCACGTACACGGTCCACGCCGGGTACTACGACCCGTGGCCGTGGGCGAACCGCGCGGCAGAGGTGAGCGTGAACGGCACTGTCGTCGACCAGCAACGCCTGTTCACCGCAACCGGCGTCGCGGCGTCGTACGGCGGAGTCCAGGTCGGAGCGGACGGCAAGATCACCGTGTCGATCGCGCCGACCAGGTCACCCGACATCCAGGTCAGCTGGCTGCTGATCGCCCGTACGGCGTAGTCGCCGCACTTATGCTGATGCCATGTCGAACGAGGTCAGGCGGCCGCGCCGCGGCGTGAAGGGTCACCCGAAATCGGGGCCCTCCATCGGTGACGTGGCCCGCCTGGCGGGCGTGTCGGCGCAGACCGTGTCGCGGGTGTCGACCGGGTCGGAGCCGGTCCGGCCGGAGACCCGGGAGCGGGTCCTCGAAGCCATGCGGCAGCTCGGCTACGCGCCGAACCACGCCGCCCGGGCGCTGCGCCGCGGGAACTTCCGCTCGATCGGCCTGATCGCCCACCGGGTGATCCGCACCGGTGAGTCGAAGACCATCGAAGCGGTCATCGAGGCGGCGCGGCGCGAGGGCTACT containing:
- a CDS encoding putative Ig domain-containing protein; translation: MADPDRVPPPRTARRRLARLVAAAATAVTVVCAALSSVPAIARAGSSASYPLPVIERVTSAAGFVHPGLAVSASSLERARTQVKQGAEPWASYYAAMNVTSYASATFSSRNAGPVPGRPANAAFNSQGVQSLFIDDAFRAYTQAIQYVVTGDPAYRENGLRLLRIWSHMDPAKYAYYPDAHIHSGPPLMRMLAAAELLRYTSVNPGSSGYDLRWTADDTANLTANLIVPMTQTFLYRNRNFMNQHSYSLVGAMAGYIFTDNLPRYREAVEWFSVNATNPDDHTNGALTKVMPVIARNDPRNPYGRTFVQLQEMGRDQAHAWDDVTMLTQLARVIDVQGTRLDPVRGTVSTRRDAVSPYVFGDFRLLRGSEPFFAFMTGKDVPWIDTTQRGGVLSQAYRGRLFDPTNELYHVYKELLGPALAALAPRITEVATKQDGGPRFFWGTSAYNYWNSNPDFNPDAWLSFPASAASPPTQQDALVQAETRTVPITAGASVRREDGRGFVRLNARPAGTTIAVRTLLYADRGSYSPVGVLIRTNGTATLQLRKERTLAPYHSLTLPDTHGRWRYITYDMNTSKLRGSAGGDNLAYYTIVGSPGVSVDVDAVNLQAKTQLTPPQFPQGSDVRLLAVAGEPLAAALPATDQEPLAYTAGTTLPAGARVDAGTGTLSWTPTAAQRGEYRTFVVASDPATDAVLRVRLTVSTDRRAAIAAALEGYDAAAEYVSATKAEVERTVADAEAHAGSADSATFAADLAAVQAAVANLEKLTPAMADDGSFDYWGRATSATITPVALGNMLDGDFNTFSGDLRAPAVIDYGAGFRIRADAFGLQARYNFANRSQGANVYGSNDGRTWTLLTSRETTDTSARGFALERIPVRDEAESQSFRFLKLQVDHPGVPTDPAYPGISSFSEFRIYGQRVEMSTALNGSLRIYDGHGGFTNLAEVQFLHVP
- a CDS encoding alginate lyase family protein, producing MVNPRPSRRTVLLATGGTLVATQLHFQPAAAVEPPTTAGFAHPGLLHSADDLDRMRAAAAHQRAPQYDGFRALAAHPRSSYDYVVRNAGHITSWGRGPANFMAEAVSDSCAAYQNALMWAVTGDVRHADKARDILNAWSGSLETITGADGQLGSGLQGFKFVNAAELLRHTGYTGWAQADVERCAESFRKVWYRSFAGTALFANGNWDLAALQSVIAIAVFCDDRVMFENAVRYAVAGAGNGRIEHIVVEATGQGQESGRSQAYAQLALGLLADTAAVAWNQGVDLFGHGDDRILKGFEYTARYNLVNDVPFTADLDRTGKYLKTAVATGNRGQFQPIYELAYGHYVGRRGLRAPYLEQVVFRGGSRFVEGTNDDHPGWGTLTQARDHVPPSTPEVPPGTPYGLTARHDSNGVVLAWARSVEPRSRTDAVSYTVKRATDGAFTTIAGGLTATSFVDSTTKPGRTYYYTVEATNAAGISAVSLPVAIERLPWASTDIGTVRRAGRTDFDGRAFVIEAGGADLGGTQDSFRFSYVPMVGDGTLTARVVHPVSSQYASVGVMMRQSLDPGAAHASMLVKGLPLHTWSGVWTVRPETGAPTTGTGSTAVPPTQQQAITINAGFPISDLGSLPQSATPLGAPYVEAAGDGYRLRKPYWVRIVREGNRFTGYLSPDGTTWTEAGSSRLRLGQQLYVGLAVCSTLDATHAETTTAAFDNVTAPGWSVRRPDAVTGALSAKATPSAVELTWTDLDVSARSSVHRSTTPGGPYKVIARDVAGYGVESRYRDATGVPGTTYYYAVAKTNVAGAGPCSAEATATMPAPPAPEITSAATAYANVGKPFHYRIAATNDPTSYSTRGLPGGLATDPRTGIISGTPSAQGVFTVTVTATNATAASDKQLVLTVAAPPPAPWAYRDLGDYVLDERRLDTFGAVAVRTPGITSYADGRFVVRGAGSDLNIINQGMTAQYASVLLTGDRTITARVVSSDPGGRIGLLMAKSLSPFDQVAGVILTGDKSQFVRRLRVATTLVTTETTGAATWLRLRRTGDTFAAETSADGASWTPLAAPAAIAGFGDAPYHAGLAVVSRNPFALNTTVFDHVSIS
- a CDS encoding glycosyl hydrolase family 28 protein; this translates as MSMSVTRRTTLKAAGAALVGAASGVLGAGRAAAGEQTAAGSTVVSYPIPFGVPTNAGFTVKVRPAGRAWVTLGVYLAKLALIDPATGRNTAQNSSMASFDFSGTVEVEVTYTKGSFEKARIRPDSYGITPEVQGSTLRFTLDRPRNLVVQVDDKIFDCLHLFANPIETERPDENDKNVIYFGPGVHTHPDRTLKVASGQTVYLAGGAVLTSNVVFEGVENARLIGRGMIYNATGGAILVHDSQNVQVEDITVLNPRYNTITVAESENVRITGLRSFSHLGWGDGIDIFCSENVTIDGVFLRNSDDCIALYTHRWDYYGDTRNITVRNSTLWADVAHPINIGTHGNPDPAAPEVLENLRFENIDILDHREPQLLYQGCIAINPGDGNLVRDVKVDGMRVEDIRWGQLIHLRVTFNPKWNTAPGRGIESVYIKDLSYAGTHAGMSVMLGLDAEHLVKDVTFENLVVNGRVIRDSGGKPSWYLASDGVPLFVNDHVRNLRFLTTEEAAAAR